Proteins encoded together in one Sphingomonas radiodurans window:
- a CDS encoding efflux RND transporter periplasmic adaptor subunit: MSVVRLPKDRAESAAVSGSGMDRVIERRRFPKPAIIGGIVAIVLAAALLFWWLAPRAGTQSVAAERLSIATVTRGTFDDYIPLRTRVEPLLTVFIDAIEGGRVEEVLVEDGANLAKGQPIAVLSNAELQLSTLARQTEVEQQINNMRSQELALAQTRVTNQRNVIEAELAMIKARRQYELEAPLARKGFVAGRQFADTGDQLSYEQRRVAVLRQGQATDDRLLRSQLAQQRASTGVLEAGLQLARANLEALKLRAPVAGQLSGFSIQVGQSMQRGERIGQIDSPGRNKLRAGVDEYYLGRVAVGQKATIENAGKAQQARVTKIFPQVQNGQFQIELQFLTAEPAGLQRGQTVQARLTLGDPAPAVLLPNGAFYNDTGGAWVFVVAPDGSRAMKRTVRLGRRNTDTIEVLDGLTAGERVITSPYTGFADKDALDLTGKES, from the coding sequence ATGAGCGTCGTGCGGCTTCCCAAGGATCGCGCTGAGAGCGCTGCGGTTTCGGGCAGCGGGATGGATCGCGTCATTGAGCGCCGGCGGTTCCCCAAGCCCGCCATCATCGGCGGCATCGTTGCGATCGTCCTCGCTGCTGCGCTGCTCTTCTGGTGGCTTGCGCCGCGCGCCGGCACGCAGAGCGTCGCGGCGGAACGGTTGAGCATCGCCACCGTCACGCGTGGCACGTTTGACGATTACATCCCGCTGCGCACCCGCGTCGAGCCGCTGCTGACGGTCTTCATCGATGCCATCGAAGGCGGGCGCGTCGAGGAAGTGCTGGTTGAGGACGGCGCCAATCTCGCCAAGGGGCAGCCGATTGCTGTGCTGTCGAACGCCGAGCTGCAACTCTCCACGCTCGCGCGGCAGACCGAGGTCGAGCAGCAGATCAACAATATGCGTAGCCAGGAGCTGGCGCTGGCGCAGACGCGGGTTACCAACCAGCGCAACGTGATCGAGGCCGAGCTGGCGATGATCAAGGCGCGCCGGCAATATGAACTTGAGGCGCCGCTCGCCCGCAAGGGCTTCGTTGCGGGGCGGCAGTTTGCCGATACCGGCGATCAGCTGAGCTACGAGCAGCGCCGCGTGGCGGTGTTGCGGCAGGGGCAGGCGACCGACGATCGCTTGCTGCGCAGCCAGTTGGCGCAGCAGCGCGCTTCGACCGGGGTGCTGGAGGCGGGGTTGCAACTCGCGCGTGCCAATTTGGAGGCGCTGAAGCTGCGCGCGCCGGTCGCCGGGCAATTGTCGGGCTTCTCGATCCAGGTCGGCCAGTCGATGCAGCGCGGCGAGCGGATCGGGCAGATCGATTCGCCTGGGCGCAACAAGCTGCGCGCTGGCGTCGACGAATATTATCTCGGCCGCGTCGCAGTCGGGCAGAAGGCGACGATCGAGAATGCGGGCAAGGCGCAGCAAGCGCGCGTCACCAAGATTTTCCCGCAAGTGCAGAACGGCCAGTTCCAGATCGAGCTGCAGTTCCTCACCGCCGAGCCCGCCGGGCTGCAACGCGGCCAGACGGTGCAGGCGCGGCTGACGCTGGGCGATCCGGCGCCGGCGGTGCTGTTGCCCAATGGTGCCTTCTACAACGACACCGGCGGCGCCTGGGTGTTCGTCGTCGCGCCCGACGGGTCGCGCGCGATGAAGCGTACGGTGCGGCTCGGCCGGCGCAATACCGATACGATCGAAGTGCTCGACGGGCTCACCGCCGGCGAGCGCGTGATCACCTCCCCCTACACCGGGTTCGCCGACAAGGACGCGCTCGATCTAACCGGAAAGGAATCCTGA
- a CDS encoding ABC transporter ATP-binding protein: protein MLRMRDVTRLYRTDSVETVALDGIDLDIASGEFVAIMGPSGCGKSTLLNVIGMLDSPTGGSYVFDGTEVAGLAETKLADFRKQNIGFIFQSFNLVDELSVRDNIELALLYHDVPAMERRRRTDEVMDRVGIAHRARHRPSQLSGGQQQRVAVARALVAKPKLILADEPTGNLDTNHGEEVMRMLQGLNGEGATIVMVTHSASHADYASRVVNMLDGRILQERRRAA from the coding sequence ATGCTTCGCATGCGCGACGTGACGCGGCTGTATCGTACCGACAGCGTCGAGACGGTGGCACTCGACGGGATCGACCTCGACATTGCATCGGGCGAGTTCGTCGCGATCATGGGGCCATCGGGGTGCGGCAAATCGACGCTGCTCAACGTGATCGGTATGCTCGATAGCCCGACCGGCGGATCATATGTGTTCGACGGCACCGAGGTGGCCGGGCTGGCCGAGACGAAGCTCGCCGATTTCCGCAAGCAGAACATCGGCTTCATCTTCCAGAGCTTCAACCTGGTCGACGAATTGTCGGTGCGTGACAATATCGAGCTGGCGCTGCTGTACCACGATGTTCCCGCCATGGAGCGCCGTCGCCGCACCGACGAGGTGATGGACCGGGTCGGCATCGCGCACCGCGCGCGGCATCGCCCGAGCCAGCTGTCGGGCGGGCAGCAACAGCGCGTCGCGGTCGCGCGCGCGCTCGTCGCCAAGCCAAAGCTGATCCTCGCGGACGAGCCGACCGGCAACCTCGATACCAACCACGGCGAGGAAGTGATGCGGATGCTGCAGGGGCTCAATGGCGAGGGCGCGACGATCGTGATGGTCACGCACTCGGCATCGCATGCCGATTACGCCAGCCGCGTCGTCAACATGCTCGACGGCCGCATCCTGCAGGAACGGCGCCGCGCCGCCTGA
- the uvrC gene encoding excinuclease ABC subunit UvrC, translating into MQGSYGPPDRFNEDKATFAVRGGGDTPDIEAGVAAIRNVVQTLPTRPGVYRMQDARGDVLYVGKARALKSRVSNYTQIKNLTKRLQRMVSQTRSMTIVTTNNEAEALLLEAQLIKRYRPPYNVLLRDDKSFPFILLRADHEFPRIQKHRGARRSKGDYYGPFASAGSVNNTLNALQKLFLLRSCTDGFFKTRDRPCLLYQIKRCSAPCVGRIDKAGYDELTSDAKKFLAGKATDVQAKLGTQMQAAAEAMDFETAAVVRDRLRALTFIQGSQFINAEGVGDADIFALACLEGVIGIQAFFIRGGQNWGHRSFFPTHTAEVAEAEVLTQFLMQFYEEVPPARAVLVDRVLPDVEVLAEALTTLAGRKVAIEVPQRGTRKRLMEQACRNATEALERRLAESTTQAKLNREVADLFELAEPPQRIEVYDNSHIQGTNAVGAMVVAGPEGFRKGQYRKFNIRNKDTVPGDDFGMMREVLTRRFSRAIEEDPDRDGDTWPDLVLLDGGRGQLNAAKAVLEDLGIEDVCMVGVAKGPHHGREGREVFHLLDGRELTLPVNSPVLFYLQRLRDEVHRFAIGAHREKRAKAIGASPLDEVPGIGPARKKALLMHFGTGKAVRNASLADLQKAPGVSAGVAQQVYDFYHAK; encoded by the coding sequence ATGCAAGGTTCCTACGGCCCCCCCGACCGGTTCAACGAAGACAAGGCGACCTTCGCCGTCCGCGGCGGCGGCGATACGCCCGATATCGAGGCTGGGGTCGCGGCGATCCGCAACGTCGTGCAGACGCTGCCAACGCGCCCCGGCGTGTATCGCATGCAGGATGCGCGTGGCGACGTGCTTTACGTCGGCAAGGCGCGCGCGCTGAAGAGCCGGGTCAGCAATTATACGCAGATCAAGAACCTGACGAAGCGGCTGCAGCGGATGGTGTCGCAGACGCGGTCGATGACGATCGTCACGACCAACAACGAGGCCGAGGCGCTGCTGCTCGAGGCGCAGCTGATCAAGCGCTATCGCCCGCCGTACAACGTGCTGCTGCGCGACGATAAGAGCTTCCCGTTCATCCTGCTGCGCGCCGATCATGAATTCCCGCGGATCCAGAAACATCGCGGCGCGCGGCGATCGAAGGGCGATTATTACGGTCCGTTCGCAAGCGCGGGCAGCGTCAACAACACGCTGAACGCGCTGCAGAAATTGTTCCTGCTGCGCAGCTGCACCGACGGCTTCTTCAAGACGCGTGACCGGCCGTGCCTGCTGTACCAGATCAAGCGCTGCTCGGCGCCGTGCGTCGGGCGGATCGACAAGGCCGGCTATGACGAGCTGACGAGCGACGCGAAGAAGTTCCTCGCGGGGAAGGCGACGGACGTTCAGGCGAAGCTCGGCACGCAGATGCAGGCGGCGGCGGAGGCGATGGACTTCGAGACCGCGGCGGTGGTGCGCGATCGGCTGCGCGCGTTGACGTTCATCCAGGGCAGCCAGTTCATCAACGCGGAAGGCGTGGGGGACGCGGATATCTTCGCGCTCGCCTGCCTCGAAGGGGTGATCGGCATCCAGGCGTTCTTCATCCGCGGCGGGCAGAATTGGGGCCACCGCAGCTTCTTCCCGACGCACACCGCGGAAGTGGCGGAAGCCGAGGTGCTGACGCAATTCCTGATGCAATTCTACGAGGAAGTGCCGCCCGCGCGCGCGGTGCTGGTCGATCGTGTGCTGCCTGATGTCGAGGTGCTGGCCGAGGCACTGACGACGCTGGCGGGGCGGAAGGTAGCGATCGAGGTGCCGCAGCGCGGCACGCGCAAGCGGCTGATGGAGCAGGCTTGCCGCAACGCGACCGAGGCGCTGGAGCGACGACTGGCGGAGAGCACGACGCAAGCGAAGCTCAATCGCGAGGTGGCCGATCTGTTCGAGCTGGCCGAGCCGCCGCAGCGCATCGAAGTGTACGACAACAGCCACATCCAGGGCACCAACGCAGTGGGTGCGATGGTCGTCGCGGGGCCCGAGGGGTTCCGCAAAGGGCAGTATCGCAAGTTCAACATCCGTAACAAGGATACCGTGCCGGGCGACGATTTCGGCATGATGCGCGAAGTGTTGACGCGGCGCTTCTCGCGCGCGATCGAGGAGGATCCCGATCGTGACGGCGACACCTGGCCCGATCTGGTGTTGCTCGACGGCGGGAGGGGGCAGTTGAATGCGGCGAAGGCGGTGCTCGAGGATCTCGGGATCGAGGACGTGTGCATGGTCGGCGTCGCGAAGGGGCCACACCACGGGCGCGAGGGGCGCGAGGTGTTCCATCTGCTCGACGGGCGCGAGCTGACGCTGCCGGTGAATTCACCGGTGCTGTTCTACCTCCAGCGGCTGCGCGACGAAGTCCATCGCTTTGCGATCGGCGCGCATCGCGAGAAGCGCGCGAAGGCGATCGGCGCGAGCCCGCTCGACGAGGTGCCGGGGATCGGGCCGGCGCGGAAGAAAGCGCTGCTGATGCACTTCGGCACCGGCAAGGCGGTGCGGAACGCGAGTTTGGCGGATCTGCAGAAGGCGCCAGGGGTGAGCGCGGGCGTGGCGCAG
- a CDS encoding FtsX-like permease family protein yields MWRNYITVAFRALAKNRTYSLINLLGLAIGMAACLLILVFIRYENSFDRWVPDGENTYQFQTWYANPRDGNPFFLQASAYVSEERLKKDFPQVESTVYVLGGSPSIVKDGQATTAKNYLVANGDLLAVIDLPLLRGSKNALNAPDTAVVTQSEAIRQFGTDAVIGRTISLIQKGKTYDYRINAVLKDLPKNSHLKMNAAFRRDFPSYFAQEQEFLTCWGCTSGWVYAKLKPGTDVAAINAAMPAWEKRNIPDENFGGTRENAGDDADWKLVPLADVHLGKAQAGAMTPGNDRATIATFAIIAALILGMAVVNFINLATARAGQRAREVALRKVLGATRKQLIGQFVGESLLVAAIAVVIALALAELLLRPFAAFLDADLGFRYLGADGMLLPAIGLMLVVGLLGGLYPAFFLSRFQPASVLKANKSSAETPGTGRLRSVLVVAQFAISIGLIICTAIVYGQTVYARSADPGYKRDHILQLDNLSRYQLIGRGEQMAERMKRIPGVVAVGRTDIGVATGNTSNTGVLIPGNPQSVIIGRYSVDVGFREAMGLELVAGRWFDRNRPMDDQTTSFPQKPEEVRALVARGSNVVVNEYAAKKLGAKTPQEIIGKVFRIGIAAQDGEMPMTVVGVVKDSRFRSVRDPLDPIVFLGVREGPGNMVIRYDGDPAVIRAAVERAWKEMVSDVPFEAQFSEAIVEDLYKAEDVRAKIFAGFASLAVVIACLGLFGLAAFTAERRTKEIGIRKVLGARTGDIVRLLVWQFSRPVLIANVIAWPVAWWLMRDWLNGFDTRMPLSPTPFLLAGTLALGIAVATIAGHSWRVARQNPIKSLRYE; encoded by the coding sequence ATGTGGCGCAATTACATCACGGTCGCATTCCGCGCGTTGGCGAAGAACCGCACCTATTCGCTGATCAACTTGCTTGGGCTGGCGATCGGCATGGCGGCGTGCCTGCTGATCCTGGTCTTCATCCGGTACGAGAACAGCTTCGACCGCTGGGTGCCCGATGGCGAGAACACGTATCAGTTCCAGACGTGGTACGCGAACCCGCGCGATGGCAATCCGTTCTTCCTGCAGGCGTCCGCTTATGTCAGCGAGGAGCGGCTGAAGAAGGACTTTCCTCAGGTCGAATCGACTGTCTACGTGCTTGGCGGCAGCCCTTCGATCGTGAAGGACGGGCAGGCCACGACTGCGAAGAACTACCTCGTCGCGAACGGCGACTTACTGGCGGTCATCGACCTACCGCTGCTCCGCGGATCGAAGAACGCGCTCAACGCGCCCGATACGGCAGTCGTCACCCAGTCCGAGGCGATCCGTCAATTCGGCACCGATGCGGTGATCGGACGCACGATCAGCCTGATCCAGAAGGGCAAGACCTATGACTACCGCATCAATGCGGTGTTGAAGGACCTGCCGAAGAATTCGCACCTCAAGATGAACGCTGCCTTCCGGCGTGATTTCCCATCCTACTTTGCGCAGGAACAGGAATTCCTGACCTGCTGGGGCTGCACATCGGGCTGGGTCTACGCCAAGCTGAAGCCCGGCACCGACGTCGCCGCGATCAACGCCGCGATGCCGGCCTGGGAAAAGCGCAACATTCCCGACGAGAACTTCGGCGGCACACGGGAGAATGCCGGTGACGATGCCGATTGGAAGCTTGTTCCGCTCGCTGACGTCCATCTCGGCAAGGCGCAGGCGGGTGCCATGACGCCGGGCAACGATCGCGCGACGATCGCCACGTTCGCGATCATTGCGGCGCTGATCCTGGGAATGGCGGTCGTGAACTTCATCAACCTGGCGACTGCCCGCGCCGGGCAGCGCGCGCGCGAGGTGGCGCTGCGCAAAGTGCTCGGCGCGACGCGCAAGCAACTGATCGGGCAATTCGTCGGTGAATCGCTGCTGGTGGCGGCAATCGCAGTGGTGATTGCGCTGGCGTTGGCGGAGTTGCTCCTGCGGCCGTTCGCCGCGTTTCTCGATGCCGATCTCGGCTTCCGATATCTCGGCGCTGACGGGATGCTGTTGCCGGCGATCGGGCTGATGCTCGTCGTCGGCCTGCTGGGCGGGCTGTACCCTGCGTTCTTCCTGTCGCGCTTCCAGCCGGCGAGCGTCCTCAAGGCGAACAAGTCGTCGGCCGAGACGCCCGGCACTGGGCGGTTGCGCAGCGTGCTCGTGGTGGCGCAATTCGCAATTTCGATCGGGCTGATCATCTGCACCGCCATCGTCTACGGCCAGACGGTGTACGCCCGCTCGGCTGATCCCGGCTACAAGCGCGACCACATCCTGCAGCTCGACAATCTCAGCCGCTACCAGCTGATCGGGCGCGGCGAGCAGATGGCGGAGCGGATGAAGCGTATTCCCGGCGTGGTCGCGGTCGGCCGTACCGACATCGGCGTCGCGACCGGCAACACGAGCAACACTGGCGTGTTGATCCCGGGTAATCCGCAGTCGGTGATCATCGGTCGCTATTCGGTCGATGTCGGTTTCCGCGAGGCGATGGGGCTCGAGCTCGTGGCGGGCCGCTGGTTCGATCGCAATCGCCCGATGGACGATCAGACGACGTCATTCCCGCAAAAGCCGGAGGAGGTGCGGGCGCTGGTCGCGCGGGGATCGAATGTCGTCGTCAACGAATATGCGGCGAAGAAGCTCGGCGCGAAGACGCCGCAGGAGATCATCGGCAAGGTCTTCCGCATCGGGATTGCGGCGCAGGACGGAGAAATGCCGATGACGGTCGTCGGCGTGGTGAAGGATTCGCGCTTCAGATCGGTCCGCGATCCGCTCGATCCGATCGTGTTCCTTGGGGTCCGCGAGGGCCCAGGCAATATGGTGATCCGCTATGACGGCGATCCGGCCGTGATCCGTGCCGCAGTGGAGCGTGCCTGGAAGGAGATGGTGAGCGACGTGCCGTTCGAGGCGCAGTTCAGCGAGGCGATCGTCGAGGATCTCTACAAGGCGGAGGACGTGCGCGCGAAGATCTTCGCGGGATTTGCCTCGCTCGCGGTGGTGATCGCGTGTCTCGGATTGTTCGGACTGGCCGCGTTCACCGCCGAGCGGCGGACGAAGGAGATTGGCATCCGCAAGGTGCTCGGCGCGCGCACCGGCGATATCGTGCGGCTGCTGGTGTGGCAGTTCAGCAGGCCAGTGCTGATCGCTAACGTGATCGCCTGGCCGGTCGCCTGGTGGCTGATGCGCGACTGGCTCAACGGCTTCGACACCCGGATGCCGCTCAGCCCCACGCCGTTCCTGCTGGCCGGCACGTTGGCCTTGGGGATCGCGGTGGCGACGATCGCCGGCCATTCATGGCGCGTGGCGCGGCAGAACCCGATCAAGTCGTTGCGGTACGAGTGA